Sequence from the Thunnus maccoyii chromosome 11, fThuMac1.1, whole genome shotgun sequence genome:
GCTCCCATGTAAGACTTTCTTGGAATCGTGGTTTTTTTGGTTTGGACACATCTAGCAGAGTGTTTTCAGTTCCTGGATCGTAATCTGTGTGGACTGATAATACTAACAGTTCCTGAAAAGGAGGGTGCATATAAATTAAGTCTGAACATGAATctgctgtgaatgtgtgaagttggagtttgtttttacataaataagATCTTCCCTGGATTTTGAGTGAGTAGCATGACGGTTTCTTGCATCTGCATGGGAGATGTTTTTAAGTTTGTTGTCTTCTAATCcaagtttaaaacaaatgtcTGAGTTGTTGAAAGGATGTTGGACTCTAGATGTTGTTATGCACTAAACTGATTCCAAATGGTGGCTTCAGTCATCACCAGCATGAGTTTTTCCCTACTTGTGCTATCagtgtaagtgtgtgcatgCTGGTATGTGTTTGACTCCACctggagacagaaacatgacGGTGTGTTTTCTCTACAGCCTTTAGAGTACTCTAGTTACCGCTCCAGCTCCAGAGCCTCCAGCAGGGCCAGTTCAGCCCGTGCCAGCCCAGTGGTGAGCCCCTCCCTCCTCCAGACAGCCTGCTTACTAACTCTGGAGTTTATAATGCATTAgctcagtggttcccaactcGTGGGTTGCAGTCCAAAAGTGGACTGCGGGTTCATTCTCAGTGGGTCACAAGCATTTGGGTCATCTTcttcaaaaaaaatctttgagatACAGCTACTtcccatttttattttgaagtggGATTTTCCCGCTTTACAGTACAAGTAACCTATCAATGCTGGCTTTGTGGGTCATGTGACCTGCTCCTTGCACGTCTGTTGATGgtagcagaagaagaagcttaCTGATCAACAGGCTGAGCAAAACTGACACCGAATATattcagcaaaacattttatgcAGTGAACACCTGGTTTGCTCTTTGTATTAGTGcctttaatgtttgttttaatgttcgTTTTGAGCCCTAATTGCACTTTCTGTCAGTGCTTCATATTTTATTGATCTTtaagcctcagttgtacttcattatttttgttttcatattgtgaATTAAAAATGAAGTTCAGTGGTTAGCATTGTACTCCTCACAGGTGCTGGGCGTTAGGTTGGTCGATGTTTGGACAATGACCTGATGTCTGAGGGAAAATCTGGCCCTGAGCCTAGActggttgggaaccactgcatTAGcccagttgttgttgtttttgtgcaatGCAGAACTGTGCAACCATCATGCACTCGCTCTGCAACAGCTGTTTATGGGTCATCCTGTGTCAAATCAGATAAGGTTGATGCAGCACCGTCTCAGATGTTGTTCACACCTTGTCTATATCATGAAAGAGTCCCAAAACCACGGCCTGTaagatatttctgttttcatattttttcagcctttgatattatttcatttttatagccTCAAAAACACCTTATCTAGGAAGCTGTTTGGGCTTTAATatcttgaaaaatgtaaacctgAAATGGACGTTTTTCTGCCAAAGGTAAAATATCAAATCTGTGTCTATTTTTGCATGAAGGGAACATGGAAGGACACTGGTATTTTGTACACTAAATGACCATGTATTAAGCTATTtccacatacattttcatgttccTACTAGCTACCCCACATACTATTTTAGTCCTATGAAAATGAGCCACATCTTGTTTTATCATAATATCATCATGTCCATTAGTGGTAGAGACCTCAGGCATGggcacaaaatgaataaaagaatgtatttgaagaaaaaaataatgattgataCCATATGGGTGCAAAAAATGGGTTTATAGTACCCTCAATATCACTCTCGTTTAGGAattctgcacttttttttccaaatctagGGCCTTATAGAAAATCAACAGGCATGCAGTATAAACTTTTAATGGTTCAGTCATATTTAGAACATGTTTATCTTCCACCCTACAAAGTTTGGTGAGGCTAGGAATAATACTTTTCAAGATATTAATGCCCAAACATGGCTCCCAGATGAGGCGTTTTTGAgagtgtaaaaaaatgtaaaaaaggccgaaaaaatataaaaacattggaattgaccaaaaatattttaaatgccTTAGTTTTGGGACACAAACATTATACAGACAAACTTTAAACAAAATGTGAGACGGTGTTGCAACCACTTCCCTGGACTCTGTCTGATATGACACAGAATGACCTTTATGAAACAGCGATTGACTTCAGAGGAATAACTACATAAATAGACTGTGTTCAATCTGGGTGTTACAGTGACTCACTGTTGGCGCGGTTTGCAGATTTTGGgaacatgaaaacattatttgttCGGTCTGAAAAATAGCAGCAGGTATTTGCTGGTGGACCTGTATAGCTCAGTGGTTACAGCATGTTAAAAACATATTGTAATGTTAGTGAGCCATAAATAGAACCTCAGTCCACCAATGAACTCCCTGCGAATCAGTCGGGTTGAGAAAATCACATTAATGCCTGAAAGGTaagtgtgaaagtgtgaatCCAGTTCACTGAGTTTTCAAGGAGTTGATCAGAGCCATCTGTCACCAGCCTGCATCACCTCAGAGACGACTTCAGTTGTGACTTGTTAGTCACATAAACACCTTTTGGatttaaatgcaaattgaaAAGGAAGTTTATGAAGCAGTGTGCAGACATCAGAATAAATCTTGCAGTAAATCTTGTATCTTATAACAATAATGTTGCTGTGATGTCTCTAATTGATAAGGAATCACCATGAATCAGAATTCTGATTAATCCTCCACTCCACTATATTCCTGTTTATGGACAACATCATGAAAATTAATCTATAAGATGCATTTATTCCCGATTTGCTGCTGGGCCAACACTGTTAATTCATACATGCGTattataaagttgtttttctttctctctctatgtgGGAAAATGCTAAATATAGGTTTGAACATGTGCTTGTGTTTGGTTTCTGCTGGTGTGGCAGCTCATGAATGCAATAAAACTGGAGTGTTAATCTGCATTAAGAAACATAAAGAAGCAAAGAGTAGAGATGAAGATGATTTAAACCTTCATCAGTCATTTTAGTCCATCAGAGCACCAATTATGCACTAATTACTACTTTCTACTGTCTGAACTTCTTTCTCTAACTGGCTGATGTTGTCGTACTCCTGTGTGACtggctgcttcttcttcttcttcttcttcttctgttgttctgtttcGCCCCCTGGTGGTCAATGTAGGACAACTGCAGCTCTGTTGCCAGTTTTTTGAGGAGCgctgccagcagcagctgcCTCCCCAGGGACCTGGACGATGTTACTATTCCTGACTTTTCTGATGTGAGTCGGTTTGCACCCGCAGGCCGTGATGTGAGTTCCTGCttagttgcttttttttttgttgccacCTGGTCCTTCGTTTCATGCACTTCACCCCGCAAGGATGGATTATTGTAGACTGGTTTGCGTCAGAGGTTAATTTGTGTGTTGACTGTGGAGACTTCCAGCTTGTCTTGTGACaggatgtttttatgtgtgtgaaagggaATAAAACTTGCTTGAAGTGTTGTTTTGACACATAACCTGCTGTTGAATGGACCCGTCTGGTTCTACTCATATTGATTTCTGAAGTTTTGCTGGCTGTGAACTAATTATCTGCATGGTGTTGcatatttaaataaacttgTGCCATTTCTTAACTTGGTGATGATCACTCTTGAATGCTTGGAGATATtgtttctcctgctgctgttttgttcgGAGGTGTTAAGGTAAATCTTCTTATCAGCGCTGAGCTGCCTGCAGTGAGGATTTCGGtacttccttccttcctccagACACACTGCCTCGTCTTGGCTCTGTGGCAACAACATCAGCCTGTGGTTGCTctgactgtatttttatttgtctcaaCAGGTGGAAGACAGAGATTATCTTGAGAAGGTGAGCATGAAGAATAATGAAGAAGGgattttataacattttggaagtttttttgtactttttattgcATTAATTGCTAAAGAgtgattttctctcatttctcctcAGGGGTCTCGAGCAGCTTCAGCCTTAACAGCAGCAACACTCACCTCTTTAGGTGGGACTTCCTCACGGAGAGGAAGTGGGGAAACAGCTTTAACTGTAGATGCTGAGACCTCCTTACGAGAAATCAAGGTAATGTTAAAAAGATGGAGCTTCGTAAAGACAGAGAGGATGTTTCCAGATGGATTATGGTTTTATTGTGACGCCCACACAGGAAGATTTTGATAAGActattatgaaaacaagagttTAAAAAGACAGTCAGTCAAAAACAGGAATTTTAAGCTCAGTAGCACCAGTAATATTAAAAGAATGTCAAACTTCTGTGTATCATTGTTTCCACAATGAATCAAACATGTCAGCTCTGATTCATCAAGTCAAGCACTCGCTTTTCAGAAGAGAACTTCTGACTAAAATGTTTCTGATACCAATTTTAATACGTCTTATATTCTTATttcttaaatgtttgtttagtttcaTCACTATTTATTTCAGTAAGTTACATTGATAGGTTCATGTACGACATAAAAGTTAAggctttttatctttttcaatttaaaatgttcaagaCCAGATATATTATTTTGCTCCATCCAAAGATGGATAAACAATATTGATCATGAACTTATTATTGAccagaaatgatgatgattattactCATGTGGCCCCTTTTTCACAACAGATAACAGAGAAGTGttcagctgtaaaacaaaacagtcctgcatcagagcagcagctgtagTGATCAGAGGATGAGGTCATTTCTCTAATGACAGTTTCTTCATTTAGACGACATGGGGCACAAATCTCACTTTCAAGGAATAAATGCAACTGATTCACTTCCTTCTGTTAAAACTTTTCTTGGGTGAAGTTCTTTGCTTTCCTCTCGTTTGTATTCTTTCTGCAAACACGTGTGTGTTGCTCCTCTCATTGTCCTGTCGCCGATATTTCTGCTTCACCTTTCCCGACGCTGTCAcgctgctctcctctgctcacCGCTGCCGTACTGTTCACCAGGAGATTCATGAACTGAAGGATCAGATTCAAGATGTGGAAACCAAGTACACTCAGAACCTAAAAGAAGCCAAGGTATAAGCCTGAGAACCTTACAGACTCAACCCTACTCCAGACTGTTTGCTAATGGGTTTGCTGCCCCCTAACTTATACTGGTTATTGTTGACCAGTGTATCTCAAAAAGGGTCAAACATGCACATTATTAACCAACTCACTGTTATACACTGTCACTACAGACCAATAAACAACTCATAATTCAATAACTCTAAAAGGTTTAGAATTGAAACTGGAATTGGAAAGTGAAACAGTCCcaactataaaaaaaactttcctcTCATTATCTTTTGGAGTAATACTCGTGCTTCAGGCCCAGCACACAAATATTTAGATGCACTGACAGCAGTATGAGGAAGATGTTTTCTAATTTGTGCATGAACTTGCAAACTGACAATCTAACAGGCAATGTTGCATCTGCATGTTGCtgtctttcttcatttttgtgtgtgtgtgttttggcctTTACTCAACTTTCTACTTACCAGCATTTACAGTTGTGATTTACAGATAACTATACAGGTTTGACTTCTAAATACTTTCTTACGTTGTGTGGACTTTCTACTTGCTTCATCTATCTCGTAATCCAAACATGTATTTGATAGAGGGAAGTATGACTCTTCTGTTTTGAGTGCATGTGGTATCTGAGCATGCAtctgtttatattgtttatattctgtatgtGTCATGACATCAGGGTGCATTAGCTGAAGTGGAGGAGAAGTACCGTAAGGCCATGGTGTCCAACGCACAGCTggacaatgagaaaaacaaccTGATGTACCAGGTGGACACACTCAAGGACTCGCTCATGGAGCTGGAGGAACTGCTGTCTGAGTCACGTCGGGGATATGATGAGAAAGTCAAGGTACAGTGTGCGATGATACTCTTTAAAactggacagagagacagaaagaaatgatAGGAGACATGAATGACTTATATCGGAAATATGTTTGATTAATAAACCATCAATATATCAATTCATAGATCAATATGAAGGTGTTGCTCTGTTGAGAAATATAAATTAACATGTAGTGGCTTATAAGGTCACACTTTTCCTTGTTAAATGCCGCTGACGTCTGTTCAAACACTGGAAGTGACACATTTTACAGCATATTTCTAACATCAAAATCAATCATAAGTCCGTTAATATTGTTCTTTGCTTGTTTTGCAGTGATTGATTCACATAAGCTGGCTTCCACAACAACTCGGCCAtctttatataataataataatatttgtttaTGGAGCACAAAACCcacattacaaagtgcttcacaaaagGCAGAAAATTTATATCAACAAATTATGAAATCATGAGTATTAATGATAAAACAGATAAACCAAATCCTGTGACGCTAAGTaagataaaagaaaatttacaaaatgtttacaGTGAACATCACTGCTCTGCAGAGGCCTACACACGTCTGGATCTTCTGCTTTCCATAAAACCATTAGAAGAATAACAAACATGCAGAGATTTGATACTTGTTTGAGCACATAGTCCTGCCTTTTATCTATAGttactttattattacattGTAAGCAGATGTGAGTAGAATGAAACACAGATTCAATAAAACTTCTACGTCCCAAATTCAAAGGATAATGTGACTTTAGTCATACATGGATTACAAACGTTGCATTATAGTTGGTTCAACAAGGACGAGGTTTCAAAACACTTTTCTTcaagcagctataatcaatatttattattataacaatgtatgaaatgacaatgtgtaTCGTGTTAGGCAtcgctcatagtgatgaacctgcagagaattatcagcagCTCTCTAGctctcagctttacggagctttatagcaagtttcagctcattgtttagatGTCTGGCACCAACTTTACTGATTCGGTTCACTGTCGGCGCTCTCAAAGCTTCGTTttgggctgcagcaggcagctgttttcagagaaaaggcTCTAAAAattcactgtacactacctgctcagcaccaaacatcaaactagctggtgaacgtagtggagcattcagcagctaaagagccagatatttccctcaggggtTGGTAACAGAGCTAatagagagtgaatattggactcaaaTTCACCGGGCGGATGTTGCTCCTTAACTGCTGGATGcagaaataagcaactgtttgctaacaagttcaacatatcaacttaaaaggtgaagATATGACAGTGTTGATTCAACTTGATTGAATAACATTCTCACAATGACAACTGTTGGATCAGACAGGACCAGGTGAAGACATCACACATGACAACGACAGACATTGGTTTCCTGTACTGTTTTTGGGTGGGCTGTCATGAGATTGATGCtcaagatgaaaacaaacaagcttTCTCTTGTTCCCTACAGGAATATGAGCGAGAGAAACATGCCCACACTGTGCTTCAGTTCCAGTTCAACGAAATGAAAGAGACGctaaaacaaagtgaagagctgctaaatgtgagtatttttcccatggtgtgaatgtgtgtcacTATGAGACAAACAAAGCCTCACCTGACTTagttatttacaaaaaaaacaaacctcagGAACGCTGCATGTCGGGCACATTTCACAACTTTCTTTTCACACACAGTAAAGACTCACACTGCTTTTCCCTTTTTGCAGTCTTACTCTCTTCCccttcaaacttttttttccccttttcctgCTGTGTAGGAGATCCGTCAGCTTCGTATGAAACAGGAAGGTTTTGATAGAGAGATATCTGACCTACAGGAGACGGTGGAGTGGAAGGATAAAAAAATCGGGGTACGGCTTTATGAGCCCTGATGCAGCaagttttattaatttaatcacGTTCAACATTTACTTTGACTGACATGAATTCAGTATCTCCTTTGCATGAAACTGCTTATACTTTCACTTCTTCTTGTGCacttttcttttcactcttcttcttttgcaCTCTGCCACTTGGGGGCTCCGCTCAGGCCTTAGAGCGACAGAAAGAATACACAGATGCGATCCGAATCGAGCGAGATGAGCTCAGAGAGGAGGTGGTGAAGCTGAAAGACATTCTGAAGGTACTCGGTCAAGTGTGTGGATGCTTATTTCTCCTGTGATTCAAACGACATTAATCAAACTCCAAGTTaagtctgtgtgtttggtttttgaagCAAATGTGCGTGAAACTTTTAATTAAGCTAGAAAGTATTTGCTTCAGTGAATGTGTGATCTTAATCATGCTTACAGTGCAAATATGCCCCAGATCTGCCTTTTTAccattgttttaaatgttatttttggaCATGTTATTAGATTTTTGCTTTACTTTTTTGCAAATGACTTTTAtgggtgtttttttccccccaaaatcaAATAAACTGCATTTATATTACAACTTTTTTAAGGTGTGTGATCTTATAGAGCTTACATTTGAGGTTCTATTTTGTCCAGAAACATGGAATAGTTTTGGGACCTGATCTGAACGTCAATGGGGACGTCGATGAGACGGTAACCGATGGGACCTCCGATGGAGACTCTGCTGCCCAACCGGCTCAGGATTCCCAGACCTCCCAGCCAGAGGGGAACAGCATGCTCGgtaaacacactgtgaaaacaacttcctttcttcttcctgCATGGCTCAGCATGAAAATAACTGAAGACTTTCATTCCAAAATGTTTCAGATTAGTGttgagacagaaaataaatcaataatcattaaATCTTGAGTCGtaagattacattttttttcccgaTACATGTCTGAATTTTCAAAAAGTGAATATCTCGATGATTTTGGATTGAACTCTTCAGTTTTGCATATTGTTCATCACTTTAACTCTGATTTGCACTAACCTTGCACTAacttattgtcaataaatctcatgcgcagagccaaaccaacaatgaattgatctacatatgagtattgtgtgtgtatccgaaGTCTGAtatgtcttattcctctgtgccgtagacctccactATTAtgagccacacagctgcactgtgtTACATGTCATGCGCAGGAACACGGTTCAGTTTATAGAGCTTCGCTACCTtgttgactttgtactgaagttctttgagaaatttataatgtagtacaaagttgAGGTTGTGATACAGAAGATAACAAGCTAGTGATGCTCTGTAAACTGAACCACGTTCcaacacatgctcagtggcatcttACAAGGAGCTCCTCTCTTAtctagtctttggagccgtgcCCTTTGTGGcaaagaaacatgtcacccagtgcagcattgatgtgtttttaatagtctttgggcaacaacggaggtctacagcacaaaggaataagatatatcaggctttggatacacaaacaatactAGTAGGATgagttggtttggctctgcacatgagatttgattacaataagaaaaatatagaaaatcaccagccttatccttttaAGCAACATCTACTGCATATCTTGCTTTCCTGTAGAAACATTAACAATCAGCAAAGACTCACTTTGTCTTCATCActaatgtttgttattttttctctcacacCGTTTTCATCATTTCAACTTACATCTTAGTCAAAATAAACTGTGTTTATGTGGGAGTTGACAGGTATCTTGTGGCACAGTGATTTGATTAAATGGtataaatcattaatttgaAGGTTCTTTTTCAAAGTAGACACTAAAACTTGCATTGATATACTGaaatcatactttttttttttctttgtgaaaaccACCAGTATCGTGATTTCAAGACTTAAGACTTACTTTTCTCAAGCCGGCGGCCTCTCGCTTCTCCTCTTTCGCGTTGATGTACTTGGGACCAAGAACTTTCGGTGTTCCTCCTGCCTTTCTTCTACTTTTTCCTCTCGTGCTTCTCTTGGTCATCTTGGCTCTGTGCTTCTCTTTCTGGCCACTGAATCAATCAGGTGTTCTGCCTTACTTTACCTTGACTTCTGCTATTACACTTTCTGCTGAAggttacactttttaaaaatcatatctTCTATCACCGTCTGCTCTTCATGATCTCTCAGGCAGCACAGAGGAGACTCAGTTGAGAAGTAGcggagaggaagaggtggaTCCAGAGAAGCATCAAGAAATTCTTGAGGAAGCAGAAAAGAATCATTTGAGCTCTGACATGCTCTGTAATGTGTCCGCTGTGGAAACATCAAGCAAAGAACAGCCGACAGAAGAGCAACAGACATGCTTACCCACAGAGGAAGACAGTGTTGGAGAAACTGAAAGCAACGATTTACAAGTTGACATTAATAAAAATCCAATCACAGAAGCCAAAGATGTAATCGTTTGCAGCCCTGAGTCTCAAGAGATTGTAACAAGTCCTGAGGAAAATGTTGCAGGAACAGAAATGCTTAAGGGGGGAGATTTAGGGGAGACAAGCAACCCAGATTTAGGAGAGACAGGAACTGACAGTGTCGACGCACATGGTGCTGACGTTAGAGAGACGAGTAACAACCTTGCTGAagtgcaagaaaacaaacaggaagaagtTGAGGAAAGTAATTTGAGAAATACAGAATCATGCCCTCAGCAAAAAGTCACAGAAGATGTTATGAAAGAACCTGATGAGTCCATCCAAGATGTATCAAACACTGAACCCCATCAAGAGCCTGAGAATGCTGAAGATGCAGAGAATGACGAGGCAGAcgaaatattaaataaatctCAAGCTCAGGGAGCTACCGCTtctgggaaaaagaaaaaaaggaagaagagaggcaaaaagaaaggaggaaatgaggaaaaaaagcaacaaaaagatGCAAAGGAGGAAAACGGGAATGATAAAGAAAAcggcaaaacaaaaaaagacgtCAAATTGGCTGCAAGAAATAACGGGTCAACAACAGAACCTGATAATGATGTTTCTGTCACTGAAACCCTCAAAGAATCAAAGACGGATGAAGTTATGAATGATGCCATAGAAGAAGTAAAGCCCACTGAAACCCTTTCTCACGTTGAAACTCTCCAAGAATCAAGAGGTGATGATGTTACGGGTGAACAGAAGGAGGAACAAAGTCTGGAAACTGAGACAGTAGACGTAACAGAGGCAGTGGCGCccactgaaaatgtttgtctCACTGAAACGCCCAATGAATCCAGAACAGATCACGTTAAGGATGAGCAGGACATGGAGCAAACTtcagaaacagagaaagtagAAGAAGTGGAATCTAAAACGAATCCTGATACGGAGGCATCTGATCTTATTGACAACTCCAAAGGTACCGAGAGCACTGATGGCCTCAACAAAGAATGTACTTCTAGTGTAGATAACTCTAAAAGTGGAGACATCACAACCGAAGGCGACGTCCATACTGAATCAGGAATTGTTAATAAGGAAGAGGATGATGAGATGAAATCTGAACGCACAACTGAAAaccctgaaaacacaaactgtaatgAAGATACTGAAGCTGAATCACATGTTCCAAGCAATGACGACGCTACCGTTGACAAATCTGAACGCACAAACGATACTGAGACTGTGGATAACACGTCTGTTTCTGATAAAAGTCCTGAAGAGGCAACTGAGACTGCCAAAGATGATGAGGAGCCAGGAGCAGAGACTCACCAAGAATCCATTTCTCCCAGTCAGGATGATGACAAATCAGAAAAGGAGGAGCTGAGTGAAGAATTGAGGGAATCTGAGGATTTAGTGGAGCCAGACAACTCTTCACACGATGAAAAAAGTGATAACGTATCAATAACGAAACATACTGATGCccttgaaactgaaaaaagctgTTTGGAGACTGCGGCTCAGGCTGAACAGCTGGATAATGTAGAAAGCCAAACGGTAGAGTGTGCGGATCAGGTTGATGAATCAAACATGGAAGTGTCCTCAGAAACAGAACAGATCAATACCAGTGAGATAATAAAGACACCAGACTCTCCAAAAGAAGCTACTGAGGTCGCTTCCTTAATCGAGCAGGACCAAAACAATGAAGAATCAGCTTCTGCAGAAGATCCTGAACATAAAATCAGTCAAAATGACCAGGAAAGTGAGAAATGTCAGCAGGAATCCAGCAAAGAAAAAACTGAGGATGATAATTCACCTCAACCCACCCAGCAGGAAATTGATGAAGAGGACGGTGATGACGACGAAGGGCAGTCTTTTGACTTTGATGACATGGATATAGAGGCGG
This genomic interval carries:
- the lrrfip1a gene encoding nucleoprotein TPR isoform X2; its protein translation is MGTQGTGRKRSTKKERSTAEDDALNLIAREAEARLAAKRAARAEAREIRMKELERQQKEIFQVQKKYYGLDTKLDDRSDSKWGDIEQWMEDSERYSRPSRTHTFSDDDERMSVGSRGSVRSDYDAVYGGGGSSSHSHRKSKKKKKHKHKDRDRNGYDDEYSVISSRSSRLSDESRVSRSSRVDLTSSRLSDDSRVSRASRLDLQPASYASSDLYSLNGLSSSRNPGSTFNGYQSSLYEDSLCSGSRRVVGSSSHPLEYSSYRSSSRASSRASSARASPVDNCSSVASFLRSAASSSCLPRDLDDVTIPDFSDVEDRDYLEKGSRAASALTAATLTSLGGTSSRRGSGETALTVDAETSLREIKEIHELKDQIQDVETKYTQNLKEAKGALAEVEEKYRKAMVSNAQLDNEKNNLMYQVDTLKDSLMELEELLSESRRGYDEKVKEYEREKHAHTVLQFQFNEMKETLKQSEELLNEIRQLRMKQEGFDREISDLQETVEWKDKKIGALERQKEYTDAIRIERDELREEVVKLKDILKKHGIVLGPDLNVNGDVDETVTDGTSDGDSAAQPAQDSQTSQPEGNSMLGSTEETQLRSSGEEEVDPEKHQEILEEAEKNHLSSDMLCNVSAVETSSKEQPTEEQQTCLPTEEDSVGETESNDLQVDINKNPITEAKDVIVCSPESQEIVTSPEENVAGTEMLKGGDLGETSNPDLGETGTDSVDAHGADVRETSNNLAEVQENKQEEVEESNLRNTESCPQQKVTEDVMKEPDESIQDVSNTEPHQEPENAEDAENDEADEILNKSQAQGATASGKKKKRKKRGKKKGGNEEKKQQKDAKEENGNDKENGKTKKDVKLAARNNGSTTEPDNDVSVTETLKESKTDEVMNDAIEEVKPTETLSHVETLQESRGDDVTGEQKEEQSLETETVDVTEAVAPTENVCLTETPNESRTDHVKDEQDMEQTSETEKVEEVESKTNPDTEASDLIDNSKGTESTDGLNKECTSSVDNSKSGDITTEGDVHTESGIVNKEEDDEMKSERTTENPENTNCNEDTEAESHVPSNDDATVDKSERTNDTETVDNTSVSDKSPEEATETAKDDEEPGAETHQESISPSQDDDKSEKEELSEELRESEDLVEPDNSSHDEKSDNVSITKHTDALETEKSCLETAAQAEQLDNVESQTVECADQVDESNMEVSSETEQINTSEIIKTPDSPKEATEVASLIEQDQNNEESASAEDPEHKISQNDQESEKCQQESSKEKTEDDNSPQPTQQEIDEEDGDDDEGQSFDFDDMDIEAAIDMNSPKEPEQEGVEEGVEVNSDESNDGSSNEKTQDEPVDSKDEKCTVDQVDAPDKESDTKPQDDQNSSAHEETASENVENEPQENVGVADVKEEDAVVESNSAEDVNQAMSSSVEEGLDAIKHEMQGEDLPKSEDQGGDNKEPPPSGKDVKKNGKKGKAKGKEECKMS
- the lrrfip1a gene encoding nucleoprotein TPR isoform X4, with product MGTQGTGRKRSTKKERSTAEDDALNLIAREAEARLAAKRAARAEAREIRMKELERQQKEIFQVQKKYYGLDTKLDDRSDSKWGDIEQWMEDSERYSRPSRTHTFSDDDERMSVGSRGSVRSDYDAVYGGGGSSSHSHRKSKKKKKHKHKDRDRNGYDDEYSVISSRSSRLSDESRVSRSSRVDLTSSRLSDDSRVSRASRLDLQPLPPPLSSFQASYASSDLYSLNGLSSSRNPGSTFNGYQSSLYEDSLCSGSRRVVGSSSHPLEYSSYRSSSRASSRASSARASPVDNCSSVASFLRSAASSSCLPRDLDDVTIPDFSDVEDRDYLEKGSRAASALTAATLTSLGGTSSRRGSGETALTVDAETSLREIKGALAEVEEKYRKAMVSNAQLDNEKNNLMYQVDTLKDSLMELEELLSESRRGYDEKVKEYEREKHAHTVLQFQFNEMKETLKQSEELLNEIRQLRMKQEGFDREISDLQETVEWKDKKIGALERQKEYTDAIRIERDELREEVVKLKDILKKHGIVLGPDLNVNGDVDETVTDGTSDGDSAAQPAQDSQTSQPEGNSMLGSTEETQLRSSGEEEVDPEKHQEILEEAEKNHLSSDMLCNVSAVETSSKEQPTEEQQTCLPTEEDSVGETESNDLQVDINKNPITEAKDVIVCSPESQEIVTSPEENVAGTEMLKGGDLGETSNPDLGETGTDSVDAHGADVRETSNNLAEVQENKQEEVEESNLRNTESCPQQKVTEDVMKEPDESIQDVSNTEPHQEPENAEDAENDEADEILNKSQAQGATASGKKKKRKKRGKKKGGNEEKKQQKDAKEENGNDKENGKTKKDVKLAARNNGSTTEPDNDVSVTETLKESKTDEVMNDAIEEVKPTETLSHVETLQESRGDDVTGEQKEEQSLETETVDVTEAVAPTENVCLTETPNESRTDHVKDEQDMEQTSETEKVEEVESKTNPDTEASDLIDNSKGTESTDGLNKECTSSVDNSKSGDITTEGDVHTESGIVNKEEDDEMKSERTTENPENTNCNEDTEAESHVPSNDDATVDKSERTNDTETVDNTSVSDKSPEEATETAKDDEEPGAETHQESISPSQDDDKSEKEELSEELRESEDLVEPDNSSHDEKSDNVSITKHTDALETEKSCLETAAQAEQLDNVESQTVECADQVDESNMEVSSETEQINTSEIIKTPDSPKEATEVASLIEQDQNNEESASAEDPEHKISQNDQESEKCQQESSKEKTEDDNSPQPTQQEIDEEDGDDDEGQSFDFDDMDIEAAIDMNSPKEPEQEGVEEGVEVNSDESNDGSSNEKTQDEPVDSKDEKCTVDQVDAPDKESDTKPQDDQNSSAHEETASENVENEPQENVGVADVKEEDAVVESNSAEDVNQAMSSSVEEGLDAIKHEMQGEDLPKSEDQGGDNKEPPPSGKDVKKNGKKGKAKGKEECKMS